The following proteins are encoded in a genomic region of Fervidobacterium pennivorans DSM 9078:
- the ruvB gene encoding Holliday junction branch migration DNA helicase RuvB, protein MFSPERNAYDTYSLRPKFLSEYIGQDNIKERLKLAISASKMRGEQLDHILLAGPPGLGKTTLAVVIANELNANIHITSGPVLEKQGDLAAILTNLERGDVLFIDEIHRMNRSVEEILYSAMEDFQIDIMIGKGPAARSIRVDLQPFTLIGATTRSGLLTSPLRNRFGMIFEMSFYAEEELGLIITRAAQVMGVTIEPEAALLIARRSRGTPRIAIRLLKRVRDLSTVKGSQIIDTGTVNEVMNLLGIDEYGLDEMDRKLLKVIIEVYKGGPVGLKALAASLGITEDTIAEVYEPFLVQSGFLARTARGRMVTEKTYKYFGINTLGGLFGDY, encoded by the coding sequence ATATTTTCACCTGAAAGAAATGCTTATGATACATACTCTTTAAGGCCTAAGTTTTTGTCTGAGTATATAGGTCAAGATAACATCAAAGAGCGTTTAAAACTTGCGATATCTGCTTCAAAAATGCGTGGTGAACAACTTGACCATATACTTTTAGCTGGTCCTCCAGGACTTGGAAAAACAACACTTGCCGTTGTTATAGCTAACGAGCTCAATGCTAACATCCATATTACAAGTGGTCCCGTTCTTGAAAAGCAGGGAGACCTCGCAGCGATATTAACGAATCTAGAGCGTGGAGATGTTCTATTTATAGATGAAATTCACAGAATGAACAGGAGTGTTGAAGAGATACTTTATTCTGCTATGGAAGATTTTCAGATTGATATAATGATTGGAAAGGGACCTGCTGCAAGGTCTATTAGGGTGGATTTGCAACCGTTTACACTTATTGGCGCAACAACGCGAAGTGGATTGCTTACTTCCCCTCTGAGGAACAGATTTGGTATGATATTTGAGATGAGTTTCTACGCGGAGGAAGAGCTTGGTTTAATAATAACTCGAGCTGCTCAGGTAATGGGTGTCACGATAGAACCAGAAGCGGCTTTGTTGATTGCACGACGTTCGCGTGGAACACCAAGAATTGCAATTAGGTTATTAAAACGTGTTCGAGATTTGAGTACTGTAAAAGGTTCGCAAATCATAGATACGGGAACTGTTAACGAAGTTATGAATTTGCTAGGAATCGATGAGTACGGATTGGATGAGATGGATAGAAAGCTTTTGAAAGTCATTATCGAGGTTTATAAAGGCGGACCCGTAGGATTGAAAGCGCTTGCTGCTTCGTTAGGAATTACAGAAGACACGATTGCAGAAGTATACGAACCATTTCTTGTGCAAAGTGGTTTTTTGGCAAGAACAGCTCGGGGAAGAATGGTAACCGAAAAAACTTACAAATACTTTGGAATAAACACATTGGGGGGGCTCTTCGGTGATTACTGA
- a CDS encoding NAD(+) kinase, whose translation MRTGIFYRTDYVVSAKEVYEKLKSHFDILFFKDSSENFPESVEDKTFEPQVVISVGGDGTVLRVLKKVKCPVIGVKAGRLGFFSGYLLSEIDKLIEDLKNWNFIEDKRWMLRVESHSGVFFAINDAVLQKDVSQKIVDFTVEMTDGTFYYHADGLVVSTPTGSSAYALALGGPIILPNVEAFEITPMAPQFLATRSLVIPSTEKIKITVNDPVNLVVDGDVVGKVKEVHVRKCSKVITLLRPKSYDFSTSIKEKIGYGKMFLKNGSE comes from the coding sequence GTGAGGACTGGAATTTTCTACAGGACGGACTACGTAGTCTCAGCAAAGGAAGTGTACGAAAAGCTGAAAAGTCATTTTGATATTTTGTTTTTCAAAGACTCGTCAGAAAACTTTCCAGAAAGTGTAGAAGATAAAACATTTGAACCACAAGTTGTCATCTCCGTTGGTGGGGATGGCACGGTTCTTCGTGTTTTGAAAAAGGTCAAATGTCCAGTGATAGGAGTTAAAGCTGGAAGACTGGGATTTTTCTCCGGATACCTACTTTCAGAAATCGACAAACTCATTGAAGACTTAAAAAATTGGAATTTCATAGAAGATAAAAGGTGGATGCTTAGGGTTGAAAGCCACTCAGGGGTTTTTTTCGCCATAAATGACGCTGTTTTGCAAAAAGATGTCTCTCAGAAAATCGTTGATTTTACAGTAGAAATGACAGATGGAACTTTTTACTACCATGCTGATGGTTTAGTAGTGAGCACCCCTACAGGTTCTTCCGCATACGCGTTGGCTCTTGGCGGACCTATAATCCTTCCAAACGTTGAAGCATTTGAAATCACCCCCATGGCACCGCAGTTTTTGGCTACACGTAGTTTGGTTATACCAAGTACAGAGAAGATAAAAATTACTGTGAACGATCCGGTTAATCTTGTGGTTGATGGAGATGTTGTAGGAAAAGTTAAAGAAGTGCATGTCAGAAAATGTTCTAAGGTAATAACGCTGCTGCGTCCGAAGTCTTATGACTTTTCAACCTCGATTAAAGAAAAAATCGGATACGGTAAGATGTTTCTTAAGAATGGTTCTGAGTGA
- a CDS encoding phosphate signaling complex PhoU family protein, with protein sequence MKWIIKEKLEELKKYVVKEGWYVEDIFQNCSVAFRERNDVIAKEVNNNYWDVYNEYLMILEFSQQLFGMFTPDKRDLRFISGSVIIAKILLDIAARLRDIASDIMDLVKEPDINQSISIPDMFRFSQRMLRKSLRVYVDQNLEGAAAICAQDAQIDESYSKFNEEIVRLIQDNPRVVKRALILMDISKGLEEISDYSVQIIEVTHFIITGKYYTCYKDSLKEFSLELFKDLSQQS encoded by the coding sequence GTGAAATGGATAATAAAAGAAAAGCTCGAAGAATTAAAGAAGTATGTTGTGAAAGAAGGATGGTATGTAGAAGATATATTCCAGAATTGTTCCGTAGCATTTAGGGAACGAAACGATGTTATTGCAAAAGAAGTTAACAACAATTACTGGGACGTTTACAATGAGTATCTTATGATTCTTGAGTTTTCCCAACAACTCTTTGGTATGTTCACACCAGACAAACGCGACCTACGATTTATATCTGGTTCTGTCATTATTGCTAAGATTCTACTTGATATAGCTGCCAGGTTGCGAGACATAGCTTCTGACATTATGGATTTAGTTAAGGAGCCAGATATAAACCAGAGCATTTCAATTCCGGATATGTTTAGATTTTCGCAAAGGATGTTGAGAAAATCACTGAGAGTGTATGTGGACCAGAACCTCGAAGGTGCTGCTGCAATTTGTGCTCAGGATGCACAAATTGATGAGTCTTACTCAAAATTCAACGAAGAAATAGTTCGACTGATTCAAGATAATCCAAGAGTTGTTAAACGTGCGTTGATATTGATGGACATCTCAAAAGGGTTGGAGGAGATATCAGATTATTCGGTTCAGATAATCGAAGTTACCCACTTCATTATTACGGGCAAATACTATACATGCTACAAAGACTCACTTAAAGAGTTTTCCTTGGAACTCTTCAAAGACTTGTCTCAGCAAAGCTGA
- a CDS encoding YggT family protein: protein MFIIGNFFYAIGIVLRIIINFETAVIIIAAILSWIPQAYSFRLYHILRELADIVERPIRKVIPPIGYIDITPLIAILLLVFLDRFLAQSLIDLGWRLR, encoded by the coding sequence ATGTTTATTATAGGCAACTTTTTTTACGCAATCGGCATAGTTCTTCGGATAATTATTAATTTTGAAACAGCCGTGATAATAATCGCTGCGATACTCAGTTGGATACCACAAGCTTATTCTTTCCGGCTTTACCACATTTTGCGCGAGCTTGCAGATATTGTTGAAAGGCCTATTAGAAAGGTAATTCCACCAATTGGTTATATAGATATAACGCCACTTATAGCGATTTTACTTCTTGTCTTTTTGGATAGGTTCCTTGCCCAGTCGTTAATTGACTTGGGGTGGAGATTACGGTGA
- a CDS encoding MarR family winged helix-turn-helix transcriptional regulator — protein MKELVENAGILALLNSIQRSVFKFIHERTLREFNIHPGQIPILFVLKKHQGLSQKEIAKRIGVEQGTVAIMLRRMEKNGLIRRIQDESDKRVTRVYLTEKSENLLKNLSAVLKEAEELLLSSLSDKEKQELEGLLKKIQEDLKQKVGEYCSKEA, from the coding sequence TTGAAGGAATTGGTTGAAAACGCTGGTATTTTGGCACTTCTGAATTCCATCCAAAGATCCGTTTTCAAATTCATTCACGAAAGAACACTAAGAGAGTTCAACATTCATCCAGGCCAGATACCTATCCTGTTTGTTCTCAAGAAACATCAGGGACTAAGCCAAAAGGAAATTGCAAAACGAATTGGTGTAGAGCAAGGAACTGTTGCTATTATGCTTCGAAGGATGGAGAAAAATGGTCTGATAAGAAGAATACAAGACGAGTCAGACAAAAGAGTTACGCGTGTGTACCTTACAGAAAAATCGGAGAACTTACTCAAAAACCTTTCAGCAGTGTTAAAAGAAGCAGAGGAACTTTTGTTAAGTAGCCTATCAGACAAGGAAAAACAAGAGCTTGAAGGGTTGTTGAAAAAAATCCAAGAAGACCTTAAACAAAAAGTTGGAGAATATTGTTCGAAGGAGGCATAA
- a CDS encoding YggS family pyridoxal phosphate-dependent enzyme: MITEEELRKNYETVLNNIRIHAEKVGRNCDEIKLVAVTKTQPIEVLNLALNVGIKVFGENYAQELRDKAKVLQNLGIEWHFIGRIQTNKVKYIVPVAKLIHSVYRLEELEEIDKVAKKLDKTQLVLLEVNVSGEETKAGLQPEQVRNFLIEASKYTNVKIVGLMTMAPYIEPEMTRVYFKKLRALRDELKSDFPDIVELSMGMTNDYTVAVEEGSTIVRIGTALFGERKSKR, from the coding sequence GTGATTACTGAAGAAGAACTCAGGAAAAATTATGAGACTGTTTTGAATAACATAAGGATTCACGCCGAGAAAGTTGGTCGTAATTGCGATGAAATAAAGCTTGTTGCAGTTACGAAGACACAACCTATAGAAGTGCTGAATCTTGCACTAAATGTTGGGATAAAAGTATTTGGGGAAAACTATGCCCAGGAATTAAGAGACAAAGCCAAAGTTCTTCAGAACTTAGGCATAGAGTGGCATTTTATAGGAAGAATTCAAACAAACAAAGTTAAATACATAGTTCCTGTTGCAAAGTTGATTCACTCAGTTTACAGGCTTGAAGAACTGGAAGAGATTGATAAAGTGGCAAAAAAACTTGATAAGACGCAACTTGTGTTGCTCGAAGTAAACGTCTCTGGTGAAGAAACAAAAGCAGGTTTGCAACCAGAACAGGTAAGGAATTTCCTAATAGAAGCAAGTAAATATACCAACGTTAAAATAGTCGGATTGATGACTATGGCACCATACATTGAACCAGAAATGACAAGAGTGTATTTTAAAAAGTTAAGAGCTCTGAGAGACGAACTGAAAAGCGATTTTCCAGATATTGTTGAACTTTCGATGGGAATGACAAATGATTATACTGTTGCTGTTGAGGAAGGTAGCACTATTGTAAGGATTGGCACAGCTTTATTTGGCGAAAGAAAATCTAAGAGATAA